From the Pseudodesulfovibrio indicus genome, the window GGATCGATTCGGCGGAAGAGGGCGAGTAGATGGCCCGGCCCGAATGCGAGTCCCACACCGGGGCCTCCACCCACGCCGAACATGGCCGGCGGGTGGCCGACATGTTCGGCCGCATCGCCGGTTGGTACGACTTTCTCAACCACGCCCTGTCCGGGTGCCAGGACATCTACTGGCGCTACCGGCTGGCCAAGGCGGCCCGGCCCCGCCCCGGCTCAACGGTCCTGGACCTGGCCGCGGGGACCATGGACGTGTCCGTGGAGCTGCTGCGCCAGTACCCCGACTGCACCGTGGCCGCCCTGGACTTCGCCCTGCCCATGCTGGAGACCGGCAAGGTCCGCAAGCTCAAGGACGGGCGCGAAAAACGCATCTTCCCGGTCCAGGCCGACGGGCGTGCGCTCCCCCTGCCCGACGAGTCCATGTCCGCCGCGACCATCGCCTTCGGCATCCGCAACATCCTGCCCCGCGAGGAGGCCTACGCCGAGTTCATGCGCGTGCTCGAACCGGGCGCGCGGCTGTGCATCCTGGAGTTCGGCACCGGGTCCAAGCGGGTCTGGAAGGGGCTGTACAATTTTTATCTCGACAAGCTGCTGCCGTTCATCGGCGACCGCATCTCCGGGGACCCCGGCGCGTACCGCTACCTGGCCGAGACCATCAAGAGCTTCCCGGACGAGCGGGCGCTCGGCGAGGAACTGCTCAAGGCCGGTTTCGAGCGGGTCTACAACGTGCCGATGATGTCCGGCATCGTCTACCTGCACGTGGCCGAGAAACCCGCCGCCCCCGTCGCGCAGCCTGCGCCGGAACCGGCGGCCCCCAAGGTTGTCCCGAAAGCCGAGAAGCCCGCGGCTCAGAAGGCCGAAGAGCAGAAGGCGGCACCGAAGAAGGCTGCCGCGAAGAAATCCGCGGAGAAGAAAACGGCCGCCAAAAAGACGGTCGCCAAAAAGACCGGCAAGAAGGCGGCCCCGAAAAAGCCGGCCGCGAAAAAGTCGGCCGCGAAAAAGTCGGCTGCGAAGAAGTCGGCCCCGAAAAAGAGCGGGGCGAAGCAGTAGGCTCGGGCCCGGGTTTCTGGACAGTCCGGCCCTATGAGGATAAAGAGCGGCCGAACGAGATGACCAGCAGGCCGAGGATGATGGCCGCCAGGCCGATGAAGCGCAGGAATTTGGGCGGCTGTATGGCCAGCCTGGTGAGCAGGGCGGGCATCCGCTCCGCGAACAGGAAATAGGGGATGCCCTCGAAGACCAGGGCCAACCCGACGGCGGTGATGAGGAGCGTCCAGTCGATGTTCATGGGACCCAGCCTAGCCGCTAAACACCGTCGGTGTCCACCCGAACGGGTGACGGAGCAGATACGATGAGCATGATTACCTTCGAACAGTTGCAGAATCGGGAAGACGCCGTGGCGGTGGTCGGGCTCGGTTACGTCGGGCTGCCCCTGGCCGTGGCCCTGGGCCGCCATTTCCGCGTCCTGGGCGTGGACGTGTCCGAGAAGCGCGTGGACGAGCTGAAGCGCCGCATCGACCGGACCAACGAGGTGGACTTCGCCACCGTGGGCGACGACGTGGACCTGACCTTCTCCGCCGACCTCGCGGACCTGGCCAAGGCGCGCCTGATCCTGGTGGCCGTACCCACCCCCATCGACGAATTTCGCTCCCCGGACCTGCGCCCCGTGCGCGGCGCGTCCGTGTCCGTGGGCAAACACCTGCAACCCGGCTCGGTGGTGGTCTACGAGTCCACGGTCTACCCGGGCCTGACCGAAGAGGTCTGCGTGCCCATCCTGGAGGCCGAGTCCGGGCTCAAGTGCGGGGTGGACTTCACCGTGGGCTACTCGCCCGAGCGCATCAATCCCGGCGACCAGGTCCACCGCCTGGAGACCATCACCAAGGTCGTGGCCGGGCAGGACGAGCCCACCGGCGAGCTGCTCCGGCAGGTCTACGGCACCGTGGTCAAGGCCGGGACGCACCTGGCCCCGAACATCCGCACCGCCGAGGCCGCCAAGGTCATCGAAAACACCCAGCGCGACCTGAACATCGCGCTCATGAACGAGCTGGCCGTCATCTTCGACACCATGGGCATCGACACCCTGGACGTGCTCGAGGCCGCCGGGACCAAATGGAATTTCCTGCCCTTCAGGCCCGGCCTGGTGGGCGGCCACTGCATCGGCGTGGACCCGTACTACCTGACCTTCAAGGCCCAGGCCCTGGGGCTGCACCCCCACGTCATCCTGGCGGGCCGCGAGATCAACGACACCATGGGCAAGTTCATCGCCGAATCGACCATAAAGCGGCTGATCAACTCCGACTGCAAGATCAAGGGGGCGCGCGTGGGCGTGCTCGGCCTGACCTTCAAGGAGAACGTGCCCGACCTGCGCAACACCCGCGTGGTGGACATCCTGGCCGAGCTCGCGGACTACGGCGTGGAGGTGCTGGTCACCGACGCCGAGGCCGACCCGGAGGAGGCCCGCGAGGAGCTGGGCGTGACCCTGCTGCCGCTGGGCGAGCTGCGCGACCTGGACGCCCTGATCCTGGCCGTACCCCACCGGGGGTACGCCGAGGTCCGCCCGTCCGAGCTGAAGGGCTGGTTCCGCGACCCCGAGCGCGCCCTGGTGGTGGACGTGAAGGGATTCTTCGACCGCGCGGAGCTTGAAGCCGCCGGGGTCGCCTACTGGCGGCTGTAGGCAAGGCGATGCTCCTGGTCATGACCGCAACGGCCAACGAGATGAAGGGGGCGTTCCCTTCGGCTCCGGCCGTGGCCCAGGGCGGCGTGGCCGAATACGCGGCGGGCGGCAGGAAACTGCTCCTGGCCGTGTCCGGGGTGGGGCTGGTGAACACCGCCCTGTGCGCCGGGCGGCTGCTGGCGCGGCCCGAGGTCGAGGGGGTCGTCAATCTCGGCATCGCCGGGGCGTACGACCTGGACGCGACCCCCATGGGCGCGCCCTGCTGCGCCACGGAAGAGATCTGGCCGGAGTACGGCCTGATCGGCGAGGACGGCCTGGCCGACCCCAAGGGGATCGGATTTCCCCTGGGCAGGGCGGGCGGCGAACTGGTCTGGAACCGGATCGCGCTCACCCCGGACCGGGACGCGGCGGCCATGGGGCTGCGGCTGCCCGGCGACTGGAAACGCGTCCCGTCGGTATCCGTGTCGGGCGTGGCCGGGACCCCGCAGCGGGCGGCGCTGCTCAAGGCGGCCTGCGGCGGGAACGGCACGGAAAACATGGAGGGGTTCGCTTTGGCCTATGCGGCGGCGGGGGCTGGACTCCCGTTCCTCGAAGTACGGACCGTCTCGAACCTGGCCGGCTCCCGCGAGCCGGGGGACTGGGATCTCAAGGGCGCGCTCAGGGCGCTCGAAACGGCGGCAGCAGCGCTTTTTCCGGCGTAACCGGGGCTTGCCCCGCAACCAGCAACCTGACATAGTACGACGAACATGGACGAACTCTTACGCTATTTCCAACGGGAACTTCCCGCCATCAATGACTTTCTCGACAAAGAGGCCGACCAGCTCAACGGGCTGGTCCGGGACGTTGCCAAGCACATCCTCGGGTCCGGCGGCAAGCGCATCCGGCCCATGCTCACGCTGCTGTTCGCCCGCGCCTTCGGCTATGCCAAGGACGATCATCACGCCATGGCCTGCGCCCTGGAACTGCTGCACTCCGCCACCCTGCTGCACGACGACTACCTGGACGACGCCGAGCTGAGGCGCGGCCGGGACGCCGCCCACCTGGTCTTCGGGCGCACCGAGACCATCCTGGCGGGCGACGCGCTGCTCGCCCTGGCCAACGAGATGGGCGCGCGCTACGGCAACCCCAGGCTGTCCTGGCTGCTGGCCAAGGGCATCATGGAGACCGCCGCCGGCGAGATCGAGGAAATCGAATTTTCACGCAATCCGTCGCTGGACCGCGAGACCTACATGGGCATCATCATCGGCAAGACCGCGCGGCTCATCGAGTGCGCCTGCCGGTGCGGCGCGGCCCTGGCCGGGGCCACCCCGGAGCAGGAGGACGCGGCGGGCGACTACGGCCTGAACCTGGGCATCGCCTTCCAGCTGGTGGACGACGCCCTGGACTACGCCTCCCCGACCTCCGAGACCGGCAAACCCGAAGGGGGCGACCTCAAGGAGGGCAAGGTGACCCTGCCGCTCATCCTGCTCATGGAGGAGGGCGACGAGGCCGGGGCCGAGGCGTTGCTGGAGGCCCTGAAGGACGGGTCGCTGAGCGACGGGCAGTGCGCCGACATCCTGGAGCAGGTCCGCGAGGGACGCTACTCCGAGCGGACGCGCGAAGAGGCCGCCTTCTACGTGGAGGAGGCCAAGTCCCGGCTGGACGGGCTCGGCACCGGAGAAGAGGTGACCGTGCTCCGGCAGGCCGCCGATTTCGTTTTGACCAGAACCAAGTGATTCCGAGGCCGGTCCCGAGCGGGGACCGGCCTCCCGCTTTTTCCCATCGAGAGGAGAGACCAGATATGCTTTGTCGCGTGATCGTTGGACTGAAGGAAGGCGTCCGGGACGTGCTGGGCGAGAAGATCGCCCGCAAGATCAGGAACGAGCTCGGCATGGACGTCGGCGGCGTCCGCATCGTCAACGTCTTCACCCTGGAAGGGGTGACCCGGGAGCAGGTGGACCTCGCCCTGGAGCGGGCCGCCCTGCACGACCCCGTGCTGCACGAGGCGTCGCTCTCTCCCCTGGCCCGCGACTTCGACTGGATCATCGAGGTCGGCTTCCGCCCCGGCGTGACCGACAACGAGGGCCGCACCGCCCGCGAGACCCTGGGCGTGGTCCTGGGGCTGCCCAAGTCCGAGCGCGAGGGGCTCAAGGTCTACACCTCCCGCCAGTACCTGATCCAGGCCGACCTGGACCAGGACGGCGTCCACCACATTGCCAAGGATTTGCTGGCCAACGAGCTGATCCAGCGGTTCGAGTACAAGTCCGCCGCCCAGTGGGCGGCCGATCCCGGCTTCGAGCCCAAGGCCGCCCGGGTCACGGGCAAGGCCTCGGACGAGGTCGCGGTCGTCCCGCTCTCGACCATGTCCGACGAGGAGATGATGGACTTCTCCCGGGCCAACACCCTGGCCCTGTCGCTCAAGGAGCTGCACGACATCCGCGCCTACTACGCGAACCCGGCGGTCCGGGCCGAGCGCGAGGGGCTGGGCATGTCCGCCGACCCGACGGACGCGGAGATCGAGGTCCTGGCCCAGACCTGGTCCGAGCACTGCAAGCACAAGATTTTCTCGGCCAAAATCGAGTACGAGAACACCGAGACCGGCAAGACCATCGAGCTGTCGAGCCTGTACAAGACCTTCATCCAGGGCTCCACCAAGCAGATCCGCGCCCGCAACGCGGCCACCCGCGAGGGCGGCGACTACTGCCTGTCCGTGTTCAAGGACAACGCGGGCGTGATCGCCTTTTCCGAGACCACCAACATCTGCGTCAAGATGGAGACCCACAACTCCCCGTCCGCCCTGGACCCGTACGGCGGAGCCCTGACCGGCATCGTGGGCGTGAACCGCGACCCCATGGGCACCGGCATGGGCGCCAACCTGCTGTGCAACACCGACGTCTTCTGCTTCGCCTCCCCGTTCCACGAGGGCGAGCTGCCGCCCAGGCTGCTGCACCCGCGCCGGGTGTTCGAGGGCGTGCGCGAGGGCGTGGAGCACGGCGGCAACAAGTCCGGCATCCCCACGGTCAACGGGTCCATCGTCTTTGACGAGCGGTACCTGGGCAAGCCCCTGGTCTACTGCGGGACCATCGGGACCATGCCCGTCACCGTGGCGGGCCGCCCGTCCCACGAGAAGCAGGCCATGCCCGGCGACGTCATCGTCATGTCCGGCGGCCGCATCGGCGCGGACGGCATCCACGGCGCGACCTTCTCCTCCGAGGAGCTGCACGAGGGCTCCCCGGCCACGGCGGTCCAGATCGGCGACCCCATCACCCAGCGCAAGATGTACGACTTTCTCATGCGCGCCCGGGACCTGGGGTTGTACAACGCCATCACCGACAACGGCGCGGGCGGCCTGTCCTCCTCCGTGGGCGAGATGGCCGAGGACTCCGGCGGCTTCGACATGGACCTGAAAAAGGCCCCGCTCAAGTACGACGGGCTGCGTCCCTGGGAAATCCTCATCTCCGAGGCCCAGGAGCGCATGACCATGGCCGTGCCCGCGGACAAGCTCGACGCCTTCATGCGCCTCTCCGAGGAGATGGACGTGGAGTCCACCGCGCTGGGCGTGTTCAACGACTCCGGCAAGTACCTGGTGCGCTACGGCGACAGGATGGTCACCTGCCTGGATATGGATTTCCTGCACAACGGCGTGCCGCAGATGGAGCTGAAGGCGGTCTGGAAGCGGCCCGAAGTCGCATCCGACCCGGTCCCGGTGGCCGAGGACCAGAACGGGCTGCTCAAGGACATGCTCGGCAGGCTGAACATCTGCTCCAAGGAGTACGTCGTCCGCCAGTACGACCATGAGGTCCAAGGCAAGTCCGCGGTCAAGCCCATGGTCGGCGTGGTCGGCGACGGCCCGTCCGACGCGGGCGTCATCCGCCCCGAATACGGCTCGGACCGGGGTCTGGTGGTCTCCCACGGCATCTGCCCGCAGTTCTCGGACTTCGACACCTACTGGATGATGGCCAACGCCATCGACGAGGCCATCCGCAACGCGGTGGCCGTGGGCGGCGACGTGAGCTACATGGCGGGCGTGGACAACTTCTGCTGGTGCGACCCGGTCCAGTCCGAGTCCACCCCGGACGGCCACTACAAGCTGGCCCAGCTGGTCCGCGCCAACCAGGCCCTGGCCCACTACTGCCTCGGCTTCGGCGTGCCCTGCGTGTCCGGCAAGGACTCCATGAAGAACGACTACAAGGGCGGCGGCCGCAAGATCTCCATCCCCCCGACCGTGCTCTTCTCGGTCATCGGCGTGATCCCGGACGTGAACAAGTGCCTGACCTCGGACTTCAAGCAGCCGGGCGACCTGATCTACGCGCTGGGCCTGACCCGCGCCGAACTGGGCGGCAGCGAGATCGCCGACCAGCTCGGCTTCTCAAACGGCCGCGTGCCCCAGGTGGACCTGCTGTCCGCCAAGGCGCGGTACGAGACGGTCTTCAAGGCGGCCCAGGAAGGGCTGGTCTCGGCCTGCCACGATTGCTCCGACGGCGGCCTGGGCGTGACCCTGGCCGAGATGTGCATCGGCGGCAGACTGGGTGCGGACGTTGACCTCTCCCTGGTGCCGGTTCTCGGTGAGCTGAACCTGACCGAAGTGTTGTATTCGGAGTCCGCGAGCAGGTTTGTGGTGTCGGTCCCGGCTTCCGCCCGGGAACGATTCGAGGAACTTTTCTCCGGCCAGTACTGCCAAATGGTGGGTAAAGTCGCAGATTCGTCTCAATTGACCGCCAAATTTGCCGATAAGACGGTCCTGAATGTGGAAGTCGATGCCCTCGCAGCCTCTTTCAAGGGGACTTTGGCGTGGTAACCCGCTCAGGGAAGCAAATGATATGCAGGGAGTGCTTTACCAGTTCCGAATAATTCTCTAAGGTAACGCCATCTTTGCATCCGGCCGGGTTCAAGGGTGCCCGGCCGCTGCAGCACCGTGTTGGTTAGCTATGGGGGTTGGTTCATGACTAAGACAACGGTCCTTTACAGAGGCTGTCTGGCTCTTTTGCTGGCAGCCTTTGTCGTTTCCGCCCTCCTGGCGGGAACGGGCCGGACGAGTTCGGGCCAGTATGTGGGCTCGGAACCGTGCGGCGAATGTCACGAAGAAGAGTACGGAAATTTCAAGAAATTCGCTAAGAAGGCCCACTCCGGGGAGTCCGTCAAGATCATGATGGCCGACCTGACCAAGGAAGAGCTGGTTGAATGCTACGGCTGCCACGTCACCGGGTACGGCCAGCCGGGCGGGTTCGTCAGCTTCGACCAGACCCCGTCCATGGGCGAGGCCGGGTGCGAAGTCTGTCACGGCCCCGGCTACGACCACGTTGAATCCGGAGGCGATCCGGACCTGATCAAGAAGGATCTGTCCCTGGAAGACTGTCAGGTCTGTCATAATCCCGAGCGCGTGGACGCGTTCGACTTCAAGCCGCTGCTCTACGGCGGCGCGCACTAGGAGGGCGGCATGGACAATTTCATCACCCGCTCCCTGGGCGTCAAGCTCATCCTGCTGTCCTCCCTGCTGACCATCCTGGCCTTTGCGGGGCTGTTCTTCTACACCTCCATCTCCAACAGGGACCACACCCTGTCCGAGGTGGCGGCGGCCGCCGAACGGGTGGCCGACATGCTCTACATCGCCATCGAAGACCCGATGGCCAAGGGCGACAACGACGGGACCGAGGTCA encodes:
- a CDS encoding ubiquinone/menaquinone biosynthesis methyltransferase, which produces MARPECESHTGASTHAEHGRRVADMFGRIAGWYDFLNHALSGCQDIYWRYRLAKAARPRPGSTVLDLAAGTMDVSVELLRQYPDCTVAALDFALPMLETGKVRKLKDGREKRIFPVQADGRALPLPDESMSAATIAFGIRNILPREEAYAEFMRVLEPGARLCILEFGTGSKRVWKGLYNFYLDKLLPFIGDRISGDPGAYRYLAETIKSFPDERALGEELLKAGFERVYNVPMMSGIVYLHVAEKPAAPVAQPAPEPAAPKVVPKAEKPAAQKAEEQKAAPKKAAAKKSAEKKTAAKKTVAKKTGKKAAPKKPAAKKSAAKKSAAKKSAPKKSGAKQ
- the mqnB gene encoding futalosine hydrolase, encoding MLLVMTATANEMKGAFPSAPAVAQGGVAEYAAGGRKLLLAVSGVGLVNTALCAGRLLARPEVEGVVNLGIAGAYDLDATPMGAPCCATEEIWPEYGLIGEDGLADPKGIGFPLGRAGGELVWNRIALTPDRDAAAMGLRLPGDWKRVPSVSVSGVAGTPQRAALLKAACGGNGTENMEGFALAYAAAGAGLPFLEVRTVSNLAGSREPGDWDLKGALRALETAAAALFPA
- a CDS encoding cytochrome c family protein yields the protein MTKTTVLYRGCLALLLAAFVVSALLAGTGRTSSGQYVGSEPCGECHEEEYGNFKKFAKKAHSGESVKIMMADLTKEELVECYGCHVTGYGQPGGFVSFDQTPSMGEAGCEVCHGPGYDHVESGGDPDLIKKDLSLEDCQVCHNPERVDAFDFKPLLYGGAH
- a CDS encoding polyprenyl synthetase family protein; this translates as MDELLRYFQRELPAINDFLDKEADQLNGLVRDVAKHILGSGGKRIRPMLTLLFARAFGYAKDDHHAMACALELLHSATLLHDDYLDDAELRRGRDAAHLVFGRTETILAGDALLALANEMGARYGNPRLSWLLAKGIMETAAGEIEEIEFSRNPSLDRETYMGIIIGKTARLIECACRCGAALAGATPEQEDAAGDYGLNLGIAFQLVDDALDYASPTSETGKPEGGDLKEGKVTLPLILLMEEGDEAGAEALLEALKDGSLSDGQCADILEQVREGRYSERTREEAAFYVEEAKSRLDGLGTGEEVTVLRQAADFVLTRTK
- a CDS encoding nucleotide sugar dehydrogenase: MSMITFEQLQNREDAVAVVGLGYVGLPLAVALGRHFRVLGVDVSEKRVDELKRRIDRTNEVDFATVGDDVDLTFSADLADLAKARLILVAVPTPIDEFRSPDLRPVRGASVSVGKHLQPGSVVVYESTVYPGLTEEVCVPILEAESGLKCGVDFTVGYSPERINPGDQVHRLETITKVVAGQDEPTGELLRQVYGTVVKAGTHLAPNIRTAEAAKVIENTQRDLNIALMNELAVIFDTMGIDTLDVLEAAGTKWNFLPFRPGLVGGHCIGVDPYYLTFKAQALGLHPHVILAGREINDTMGKFIAESTIKRLINSDCKIKGARVGVLGLTFKENVPDLRNTRVVDILAELADYGVEVLVTDAEADPEEAREELGVTLLPLGELRDLDALILAVPHRGYAEVRPSELKGWFRDPERALVVDVKGFFDRAELEAAGVAYWRL
- a CDS encoding AIR synthase-related protein is translated as MLCRVIVGLKEGVRDVLGEKIARKIRNELGMDVGGVRIVNVFTLEGVTREQVDLALERAALHDPVLHEASLSPLARDFDWIIEVGFRPGVTDNEGRTARETLGVVLGLPKSEREGLKVYTSRQYLIQADLDQDGVHHIAKDLLANELIQRFEYKSAAQWAADPGFEPKAARVTGKASDEVAVVPLSTMSDEEMMDFSRANTLALSLKELHDIRAYYANPAVRAEREGLGMSADPTDAEIEVLAQTWSEHCKHKIFSAKIEYENTETGKTIELSSLYKTFIQGSTKQIRARNAATREGGDYCLSVFKDNAGVIAFSETTNICVKMETHNSPSALDPYGGALTGIVGVNRDPMGTGMGANLLCNTDVFCFASPFHEGELPPRLLHPRRVFEGVREGVEHGGNKSGIPTVNGSIVFDERYLGKPLVYCGTIGTMPVTVAGRPSHEKQAMPGDVIVMSGGRIGADGIHGATFSSEELHEGSPATAVQIGDPITQRKMYDFLMRARDLGLYNAITDNGAGGLSSSVGEMAEDSGGFDMDLKKAPLKYDGLRPWEILISEAQERMTMAVPADKLDAFMRLSEEMDVESTALGVFNDSGKYLVRYGDRMVTCLDMDFLHNGVPQMELKAVWKRPEVASDPVPVAEDQNGLLKDMLGRLNICSKEYVVRQYDHEVQGKSAVKPMVGVVGDGPSDAGVIRPEYGSDRGLVVSHGICPQFSDFDTYWMMANAIDEAIRNAVAVGGDVSYMAGVDNFCWCDPVQSESTPDGHYKLAQLVRANQALAHYCLGFGVPCVSGKDSMKNDYKGGGRKISIPPTVLFSVIGVIPDVNKCLTSDFKQPGDLIYALGLTRAELGGSEIADQLGFSNGRVPQVDLLSAKARYETVFKAAQEGLVSACHDCSDGGLGVTLAEMCIGGRLGADVDLSLVPVLGELNLTEVLYSESASRFVVSVPASARERFEELFSGQYCQMVGKVADSSQLTAKFADKTVLNVEVDALAASFKGTLAW
- a CDS encoding DUF2065 domain-containing protein; translated protein: MNIDWTLLITAVGLALVFEGIPYFLFAERMPALLTRLAIQPPKFLRFIGLAAIILGLLVISFGRSLSS